The Anaerolineae bacterium region CCAGCGCGGGAATGTCCTCTTTGCGCTCGCGTAGAGGGGGCAGGTTGAGGTCGAGCACCTTGAGGCGGAAGTAGAGGTCTTCGCGAAAGGTGCCTTCGGTCATCATCTTTTTCAAATCGCGGTTGGAAGCGGCGATGATCTGCACATCGATGGGGATCATCTTGGTCCCACCAACGCGACGGATGGCCCCTTCTTCCAGGGCGCGCAACAGTTTGGCCTGCATACTCAGGGGCATGGAGGCGATTTCGTCCAGGAAAAGCACCCCTTTGTCCGCCTGTTCCATCAATCCCGGCTTGCGTTCGCGGGCGTCGGTAAAGGCCCCGGCCTCGTGGCCGAAAAGTTCGGATTCCAGCAGGTTTTCGGGCAGGGCGGCACAGTTCACCGTGACGAAGGGCTTGGCGGCCCGGGGGCCCACCCGATGGATGAAGCGGGCGAGCACCTCTTTGCCGGTGCCCGTTTCCCCGGTGATGAGCACGGAAACGGCGTGCTCGGCGGCCCGTTGGGCCATGGTCAGCACTTCTTGTATGGCCGGGGATTGACTGGGCACCATATTGGGCATTTGATGGCTTTGCTGGCGACGCAACAGGGCCAGTTCGCGCTGCAGTTCCACCAGGTCGGTGGCCTTTTCCAGCGTGTTCAGCAGGCGCTCGAATTTGATGGGCTTGGTGAGAAAGTCCAGTGCGCCGTGTTTCATGGCCTCCACGGCCATCTCGATGTCCCCGTAGCCGGTGATGATGATGGTGGGAGGGCGGGTGGGCAACTGGTTCATTTCTTCCAGCAGCATCACCCCGATGCCGTCCGGCAGGTGCCAGTCCAGGAGCACGATGTCGGCTTCCATTCGGGCCAGGGCCTGCCGGGCCTCGGCCAGGGTGGCCGCCAGCAAGGGGACATACCCTTTTTTGCGTAGCAGGGCGCTGAGGTTGTGGCGCGCGTTTTCTTCGTCTTCGATCAGGAGAACGGTGAAACTCATAGGCCTTCCTTAGCACGCAGGATGTCTGGAAACCGGGAGGCGGATGCGAAACAGCGTTCCCTGCCCGGGGTAACTTTCCAGGCTCACGCCCCCCCGATGGTCGGTGATGGTCTTGCGCACCAGCGCCAGCCCCAAACCATGACCGTCGGTACGGGTGGTGAAGAACGGCTCGAAAATCCGTTTTTGGATTTCTGCGGGAACGCCCGGCCCGTTATCGGCGATGATGATCTCGATGTGTTGGGCCTGATGGACGCCCCGGAGGACGATTTGCCGGGGCAGGGTGTGCTGCTTCAAAGCCTGAATGGCATTGTCCACCAGATTGGCAAAGGCCTGTTCTAACAACACGGCGTCACCGCATACCGGCGGGAGGTCTTCGGGGATCTGCCACAGCACTTCGATGTTGTATCGGGAGAAGCGCGGCTGCCAACGGTAGACCAGGTTGTGGAGCAGGGTCTGGATTTTGACCCGGCGGTTGCCCAAATCGCCGGCCGGCCGGGCAAATTGTAGCAGGCGCCGGCTCATTGTCTCCAGACGTTCGATGTCCTGGCGCATGCGCTCCAGGGTGTCGCGGAGGTCAGCGCCGTCCTCGTCGGGGAGGTCTTCTATGGTGAGGAGCAGGTATTCCAGGCCGGTGCTCAGGTTGTTGAGGGGGTTGCGGATTTCGTGAGCGTAACTGGCCAGCAATGTGCCCAGCAGCGCGCGCCGTTCCAGGGTGACGGCCTGGACATCCGGGGTGTGGTCTTGAATGAGCAGCAGCAATCGCTCACTCGAAAGGGGAAGGAAGTGCAGCGTGGCGGGGAAACTTTCGCCGGAGCGTCGGATGAGGTGAACCCCCTCCAGGGTTTGTTCTCGTCCCTGCTGAAGGGCCTGTTCGATGAAGAGCGGCAGATCGGAACGCTCCTGGAGGATGATCACCTGTTCGCCGGGGAGGTCTTGCACTTCGTCGTTTTGATAGCCCAAGAGGTGCAGCACAGGCTGGTTGGTCGTCAGGATGTAGCCCTGCCCGTCCAGGATCAAAGCGGGCAGAGGGAGCCAGCGCCATAACTGGGTGCCCAATTGCGCCTGCTCGGTCAGGGTTCGGCATTCCGTTTTATATTGCAGGGTTTGCCGGTGCAGGCGTTCCCAGGCGCTCAAGAGATGGGCGACGGTCAGGAGCAGGGGGGTCAGCAAGGCTTCCGGGGGCTTTTCCTCATAGGCCAGCATGAGGAGGCCGTGAGGCGTGGGCGGTTCACCGATGGGGAAGGTGTACACATAGCCCTGGCTGCGAATGATCTGGGCCCAGGGGGAATCGGGGAGGGTTTGACGGTTACGCGGCCCCCAAAGTTGGGGGTGAAGGAGGACCGAGGGGAGGGGAGCCTCCCAGGCGATGGACAAGGGCAGGTCGGGCAGCGGGCCGCTCCCGGCCAGAAGTTGCCATTCGCCAGCGCCCAAAGCGTAAAAGGCGGCCCATTGGGCCATGGCGACCGGATGAATCTCCTCCAGGACCAGTTGGAGCGCAAAGGCCTCGAAGGGCGTCGAGATGCGATCCAGCAGGGACCGCAGGATGCGACCGGCTTCTTCGTGCAAGGTGGAGGCTTTTTCCCGGGCCTGCGCCTCGGACCAGGAACAGATGCGCAGCACGCGATATCCGTTGATGAGGTGAATCTCCCGCACGGAGACGAATTGCTTGGTGCCGTGACGATTGCGCAACACCCAGCGTCCCTGTTGCCGGAGCGCCGGAGGGAAGAGCAGCCCCAGGTCTTGCCCCAGCAACTCCTTCCGCGTCATGGCAGCCCACTGCAGGGCCTGGGTGTTGATCTCCACGATGCGTCCCGAAGGGGAAAGGATCAGGACGCCATCGTCGCTCAGGGCGTCCAGCAAGGCACGCAAGAAAGAGGCAGGTAGCAGGCGAAAAGGCAAAGGGGTCATGGCCGGTGTTTATGCAGAGGCTGACGCAGATGGGCAGGGGGAATGCCTTCCATGGCGCGGTATTTAGCCACCGTGCGCCGGGCGATCCGATGGCCCATTTCCTGGCTGAGCAGGCGGGCCAGTTGGGTATCGCTCAGAGGCCTTGATTCGGAAGCGATGAGGGCTTT contains the following coding sequences:
- a CDS encoding PAS domain-containing protein; protein product: MTPLPFRLLPASFLRALLDALSDDGVLILSPSGRIVEINTQALQWAAMTRKELLGQDLGLLFPPALRQQGRWVLRNRHGTKQFVSVREIHLINGYRVLRICSWSEAQAREKASTLHEEAGRILRSLLDRISTPFEAFALQLVLEEIHPVAMAQWAAFYALGAGEWQLLAGSGPLPDLPLSIAWEAPLPSVLLHPQLWGPRNRQTLPDSPWAQIIRSQGYVYTFPIGEPPTPHGLLMLAYEEKPPEALLTPLLLTVAHLLSAWERLHRQTLQYKTECRTLTEQAQLGTQLWRWLPLPALILDGQGYILTTNQPVLHLLGYQNDEVQDLPGEQVIILQERSDLPLFIEQALQQGREQTLEGVHLIRRSGESFPATLHFLPLSSERLLLLIQDHTPDVQAVTLERRALLGTLLASYAHEIRNPLNNLSTGLEYLLLTIEDLPDEDGADLRDTLERMRQDIERLETMSRRLLQFARPAGDLGNRRVKIQTLLHNLVYRWQPRFSRYNIEVLWQIPEDLPPVCGDAVLLEQAFANLVDNAIQALKQHTLPRQIVLRGVHQAQHIEIIIADNGPGVPAEIQKRIFEPFFTTRTDGHGLGLALVRKTITDHRGGVSLESYPGQGTLFRIRLPVSRHPAC
- a CDS encoding sigma-54-dependent Fis family transcriptional regulator, whose amino-acid sequence is MSFTVLLIEDEENARHNLSALLRKKGYVPLLAATLAEARQALARMEADIVLLDWHLPDGIGVMLLEEMNQLPTRPPTIIITGYGDIEMAVEAMKHGALDFLTKPIKFERLLNTLEKATDLVELQRELALLRRQQSHQMPNMVPSQSPAIQEVLTMAQRAAEHAVSVLITGETGTGKEVLARFIHRVGPRAAKPFVTVNCAALPENLLESELFGHEAGAFTDARERKPGLMEQADKGVLFLDEIASMPLSMQAKLLRALEEGAIRRVGGTKMIPIDVQIIAASNRDLKKMMTEGTFREDLYFRLKVLDLNLPPLRERKEDIPALVGHFLREAGTRMGKPILGIAPRALQALMDYDWPGNIRELRHVIERAVLLCDEETIDLPHLPAEFR